One part of the Anaeromyxobacter sp. Fw109-5 genome encodes these proteins:
- a CDS encoding co-chaperone YbbN, translating into MSASVEEISAERYDEQVLGAETPVVLDFYSTECPPCEALAPKLEAVAEQFAGKVRFLKIFRQANRELATRLGVTGSPTLLFLKRGREAAGRMTGEEIKRSALKAAVEQLLA; encoded by the coding sequence ATGTCCGCGTCCGTCGAGGAGATCAGCGCAGAGAGATACGACGAGCAGGTGCTCGGGGCCGAGACCCCGGTGGTGCTCGACTTCTACTCCACCGAGTGCCCGCCGTGCGAGGCGCTCGCGCCCAAGCTCGAGGCCGTCGCGGAGCAGTTCGCGGGCAAGGTGCGGTTCCTCAAGATCTTCCGGCAAGCCAACCGCGAGCTCGCGACGCGGCTCGGCGTCACCGGCAGCCCCACCCTGCTGTTCTTAAAGCGTGGCCGCGAGGCCGCGGGGCGCATGACGGGTGAGGAGATCAAGCGCTCCGCCCTGAAGGCGGCCGTCGAGCAGCTCCTCGCCTAG
- a CDS encoding metallophosphoesterase, whose product MSRGMRPAAFVAVLVAGAACLQYSPHEVRLDSHERDLHERALATLRAAPPVQPLRFAVVGDTQMQFEDAEDAVRALKARDDLAFVVQVGDFTHWGLADEFRIMNRIFRELPVPYFVVVGIHDLLGTGRLVYEEMFGPLNFAFTHGGVRFALLDSNSREYDFDGTVPDLAWLAEQLAPSPEHDRAVVISHAPPDNPDFDPDLRADYFRVLREGGATLSLHGHSHVYQAARDGGVEVVTADDVAGRSYLVVTAAEGGGFVHERVGF is encoded by the coding sequence ATGAGCCGAGGCATGCGGCCCGCGGCCTTCGTCGCGGTCCTCGTCGCCGGCGCAGCCTGCCTGCAGTACAGCCCGCACGAGGTCCGCCTCGACTCCCACGAGCGGGACCTCCACGAGAGGGCCCTCGCCACGCTGCGCGCGGCCCCGCCGGTGCAGCCGCTCCGCTTCGCGGTGGTCGGCGACACGCAGATGCAGTTCGAGGACGCCGAGGACGCGGTGCGCGCGCTGAAGGCCCGGGACGATCTCGCGTTCGTGGTCCAGGTCGGCGACTTCACCCACTGGGGCCTCGCCGACGAGTTCCGGATCATGAACCGGATCTTCCGGGAGCTGCCGGTGCCGTACTTCGTCGTGGTCGGGATCCACGACCTGCTCGGTACCGGGCGGCTCGTGTACGAGGAGATGTTCGGCCCCTTGAACTTCGCGTTCACCCACGGCGGCGTCCGGTTCGCCCTGCTGGACAGCAACTCGCGCGAGTACGACTTCGACGGCACCGTGCCGGACCTCGCCTGGCTCGCCGAGCAGCTCGCGCCGTCCCCCGAGCACGATCGGGCCGTGGTGATCTCGCACGCCCCGCCGGACAACCCGGACTTCGATCCCGACCTCCGCGCCGACTACTTCCGCGTGCTGCGCGAGGGCGGCGCGACGCTGTCGCTGCACGGCCACTCGCACGTCTACCAGGCGGCGCGGGACGGCGGCGTGGAGGTGGTCACCGCCGACGACGTGGCGGGGCGGAGCTATCTCGTCGTGACGGCCGCCGAGGGCGGCGGGTTCGTCCACGAGCGGGTGGGGTTCTGA
- the gloA gene encoding lactoylglutathione lyase codes for MRILHTMIRVGDLERSIAFYTEVLGMKLLRRQDYPDGRFTLAFVGFGPESEHAALELTHNWDTPAYDLGNGFGHVAVEVADARAACDEIRRRGGVVTREAGPMKHGTTVIAFVQDPDGYKIELIQRGT; via the coding sequence TTGCGCATCCTGCACACCATGATCCGCGTGGGCGACCTCGAGCGGTCGATCGCGTTCTACACCGAGGTCCTCGGGATGAAGCTCCTGCGCCGCCAGGACTACCCGGACGGCCGCTTCACGCTCGCGTTCGTCGGCTTCGGGCCCGAGTCCGAGCACGCGGCGCTCGAGCTGACGCACAACTGGGACACGCCGGCGTACGATCTCGGCAACGGCTTCGGCCACGTCGCGGTGGAGGTGGCGGACGCGCGGGCCGCCTGCGACGAGATCCGGCGCCGCGGCGGCGTGGTCACCCGCGAGGCGGGGCCGATGAAGCACGGCACCACGGTCATCGCCTTCGTGCAGGACCCGGACGGCTACAAGATCGAGCTCATCCAGCGCGGGACCTGA
- a CDS encoding NAD(P)/FAD-dependent oxidoreductase, translating to MNECYDIVVIGAGPAGLTAAIYAARARLRTLVLDESIPGGQVKTTHKVSNYPGFPEDIHGAELATAFSLQAGRFGAKIRRSVEITDHELSGFVKTLELDESETIEARAVIVATGAKPRPLGLPGEDTFKGRGISYCATCDGAYFEGKDIHVIGGGNSAVEEALFLTQFARSVTIVHQFEQFQAEPASAHEALGNPKIRVLFGHEPRAFHGETALERLEVEALRTKERKVLRTDGVFVFVGMVPRTDLLAKYVELAPGGYVKTTDDMETEVSGLYAAGDIRVKKFRQITTAVSDGTIAALAAQKYLR from the coding sequence ATGAACGAGTGCTACGACATCGTGGTGATCGGCGCGGGGCCCGCGGGGCTCACCGCCGCCATCTACGCCGCGCGTGCCCGGCTCCGGACGCTGGTGCTGGACGAGAGCATCCCGGGCGGCCAGGTGAAGACGACGCACAAGGTGTCGAACTACCCCGGCTTCCCCGAGGACATCCACGGCGCGGAGCTCGCGACGGCGTTCTCGCTGCAGGCCGGGCGGTTCGGGGCCAAGATCCGGCGCTCCGTCGAGATCACGGACCACGAGCTCTCCGGGTTCGTGAAGACGCTCGAGCTCGACGAGTCCGAGACGATCGAGGCGCGCGCCGTCATCGTCGCCACCGGGGCGAAGCCGCGTCCCCTCGGACTCCCCGGCGAGGACACGTTCAAGGGGCGAGGGATCTCGTACTGCGCGACGTGCGACGGCGCCTACTTCGAGGGCAAGGACATCCACGTCATCGGCGGCGGCAACTCCGCCGTGGAGGAGGCGCTGTTCCTCACGCAGTTCGCGCGCAGCGTCACGATCGTCCACCAGTTCGAGCAGTTCCAGGCCGAGCCGGCCTCCGCGCACGAGGCGCTCGGCAACCCGAAGATCCGCGTCCTGTTCGGCCACGAGCCGCGGGCGTTCCACGGCGAGACCGCGCTCGAACGGCTGGAGGTCGAGGCGCTGCGGACGAAGGAGCGGAAGGTGCTCCGCACCGACGGCGTGTTCGTCTTCGTCGGGATGGTGCCGCGGACGGATCTGCTCGCGAAGTACGTCGAGCTCGCGCCCGGCGGCTACGTGAAGACGACCGACGACATGGAGACCGAGGTCTCGGGCCTCTACGCGGCGGGAGACATCCGCGTGAAGAAGTTCCGGCAGATCACGACGGCCGTGTCCGACGGCACGATCGCCGCGCTGGCCGCCCAGAAGTACCTCCGCTGA